The Temnothorax longispinosus isolate EJ_2023e chromosome 12, Tlon_JGU_v1, whole genome shotgun sequence genome includes a window with the following:
- the LOC139823178 gene encoding protein MEMO1-like, producing the protein MALIRRASHAGSWYSDNGLELSKQLEGWLGAADLSHGPARAIIAPHAGYSYCGACAGFAYRQISPVVVRRIFILGPSHHVRLPGCALSSASIYRTPLYDLHIDQQVRRELEETGHFECMDLNTDEEEHSIEMQLPFIAKVMEGFKDSFTIIPILVGSLSPEREALYGRLLAPYMADPQTLFVISSDFCHWGQRFRYTYYDRSCGPIHRSIQNLDKMGMDIIETLNPPMFTEYLKKYGNTICGRHPIGVLLQAIHSLKGNTNGQRMNLKFLKYAQSSQCNNMNDSSVSYASASLVLE; encoded by the exons ATGGCATTAATTAGGAGAGCCTCTCACGCTGGTAGTTGGTACTCGGACAACG GTTTGGAATTGAGTAAACAGTTGGAAGGTTGGTTGGGTGCGGCCGACTTATCCCATGGACCTGCTAGAGCAATCATTGCCCC GCATGCGGGATACAGCTATTGTGGGGCGTGTGCTGGTTTTGCTTACCGACAAATTAGTCCTGTAGTCGT CCGTAGGATATTTATTCTAGGGCCTTCTCATCATGTGAGATTACCAGGTTGTGCCCTATCTTCGGCTTCCATTTACCGAACACCGTTATACGATCTACATATTGATCAACAAG TGAGAAGAGAACTCGAAGAAACTGGTCATTTTGAATGCATGGATCTGAACACAGATGAAGAGGAGCATAGCATTGAGATGCAGTTGCCGTTTATCGCAAAAGTTATGGAAGG attcAAAGACTCATTTACCATAATCCCGATTTTGGTGGGATCTTTGAGTCCGGAAAGAGAGGCGCTTTACGGGAGACTGTTAGCACCTTATATGGCTGATCCGCAAACATTGTTCGTCATTTCTTCAGATTTCTGTCATTGGGGACAACGTTTTCGCTATACTTACTATGATAGATCATGTGGGCCTATACATAGATCTATTCAAAATCTTGACAAAATG GGTATGGACATTATAGAGACTTTGAATCCTCCGATGTTTACTGAATATCTTAAGAAATATGGTAATACTATATGCGGTCGGCATCCAATCGGCGTTTTATTGCAG GCAATTCACAGTCTTAAAGGAAATACGAATGGTCAAAGAAtgaatctgaaatttttgaaatatgctCAAAGTAGTCAATGTAACAATATGAATGACAGTTCTGTCAGTTATGCTAGTGCTTCCTTAGTTCTCGAGTGA
- the LOC139823379 gene encoding regulator of gene activity protein — protein sequence MANLNFEQPPRSIANAGLTSRAAGGGGGLNTVALTGHVTPTSGMFSGSSASTSSTVNSAIAVTNVYPGASSSGGGQNSHQQQQQLSPMGSRGLFGQRAFTDRRTMPALGASNPMGSMGSFGIPPSRNYGSQGAVNNFHSVFGSGGGGDTSTPPLLDLSEFPSLTNRGQGDSMPQPSPMPGKQPYVGMVKQPTSESSEFTMSSEDFPALPGTQNREGPSPGGSMSGDKNIPVGLGPEIGQDVLQANRAPGSEKSQSSKRGIQTSPDGKVTNIPASMVKDQFGMVGLLTFIRAAETDPNLVSLALGQDLTALGLNLNSPENLYQNFGGPWAETPCRPQDIDFHVPPEYLINAAIRDKLAPVKLNRYKDDLLFYMFYTNVGDVLQLAAAAELYSREWRYHMEEKVWITQAPGLGIVEKTSTYERGTYYYFDAQNWRKVAKEFHLDYAKLESRPHLPSNFHQTQP from the exons ATGGCCAACCTGAACTTTGAACAGCCGCCACGCAGTATTGCGAACGCAGGTCTCACTTCACGCGCAGCTGGCGGCGGGGGAGGTTTGAATACCGTGGCCCTCACGGGTCATGTCACGCCTACCTCGGGCATGTTCTCAGGCTCGTCTGCAAGCACTTCGAGTACAGTCAACTCAGCGATAGCCGTCACTAACGTTTATCCCGGAGCGTCGAGCTCTGGCGGCGGACAAAATAGTCAtcagcaacaacagcaactCTCTCCTATGGGCAGTAGAGGACTGTTTGGACAGAGAGCTTTTACCGATAGACGTACGATGCCTGCTCTTGG AGCTTCGAATCCAATGGGTAGTATGGGCAGTTTCGGAATACCTCCAAGTCGCAATTACGGATCTCAAGGTGCGGTTAACAATTTCCACTCTGTTTTCGGGAGTGGAGGCGGTGGAGATACGAGTACTCCACCTCTGTTAGATCTCTCGGAGTTTCCCTCCCTAACGAATAGAGGTCAAGGTGATTCTATGCCGCAACCTAGTCCCATGCCGGGGAAACAGCCTTATG TTGGAATGGTAAAACAACCAACATCCGAGTCGAGCGAATTTACCATGAGCTCAGAGGATTTTCCAGCATTACCGGGAACGCAGAATCGAGAAGGCCCGTCACCTGGCGGCAGCATGTCTGGCGATAAGAATATTCCTGTAGGACTTGGTCCAGAAATCGGGCAGGACGTGTTGCAGGCCAACAGAGCACCTGGATCTGAGAAATCTCAATCTTCTAAAAGAGGCATCCAAACATCGCCCGATG GCAAGGTGACGAACATACCTGCAAGTATGGTGAAGGATCAATTCGGCATGGTTGGGCTTTTGACGTTTATCAGAGCGGCGGAGACAGATCCGAACTTGGTGTCGCTGGCGTTAGGTCAAGATCTTACTGCATTAGGACTGAATTTGAATTCACCGGAAAATCTTTATCAGAATTTCGGCGGCCCCTGGGCGGAAACTCCATGTCGACCGCAGGATATAGATTTTCACGTACCACCGGAGTATCTTATAAATGCCGCGATCAG ggATAAGCTAGCGCCAGTTAAACTAAATCGATATAAAGATGATCTActgttttatatgttttatacgAATGTTGGGGATGTATTGCAATTAGCTGCTGCGGCGGAACT GTACAGCAGAGAGTGGCGATATCATATGGAGGAAAAAGTTTGGATAACGCAGGCACCAGGTTTGGGGATTGTAGAAAAGACGTCGACATATGAACGTggtacttattattattttgatgcGCAAAACTGGAGAAAGGTAGCTAAGGAATTCCATTTGGATTATGCAAAACTAGAAAGTAGACCTCATCTTCCTTCGAACTTTCACCAAACTCAGCCTTGA
- the LOC139823378 gene encoding uncharacterized protein — protein sequence MQTARFYCHLVWSVWCFFQVTAKDYIKLSHDGPVVLGGTITFRADLYREDGQRPRGTFRYKWTDDSLMKHEYQSKDTSNTTTFWSISYPRKDNIPGNYMVELEVSYLSLSIFWIFDASARIEFEISECLNGNVTIKQANKTTTGEYVSSANETKLMIDMRKGDYDFITQEATAISTYWFIDCKYYGQTNDFAFVYNFTSPGVTHEIGALVIASYDLPTTTTTLTPTTTAIPANVTTRAPNATTANSNGTRVTMVTLPIPVTSAKPSIKPTPTVLPIDTSTIDPGNILLPYICSNTSLIPPDPNKTYGYFSKKIHIRAPVSNISVEGTNWIQPWDMLSLNVTCKGSGPFSKCLQFHRGKYNATGNETCDNMERLYFCNFSIVHYFLEPSVYTILIILNNEVSTQIYPLTINIYKVTTKPQLSVIIVPVSCSVVAVVLIVFGVAYYIQSRARFTIEVADFDFGQSNPEMEYKTFTERLRDSFNNTGYKPLSNPQTLQ from the exons ATGCAAACTGCGCGTTTTTATTGCCATCTTGTTTGGAGCGTTTGGTGTTTCTTCCAAG ttaCTGCCAAGGACTATATTAAACTGTCACACGATGGACCAGTTGTGCTGGGTGGAACGATCACTTTTAGAGCGGATTTGTACAGAGAGGACGGCCAGCGACCAAGGGGGACTTTCAGATACAAATGGACTGACGATTCGTTAATGAAACATGAATATCAG AGCAAAGATACATCAAATACAACAACATTTTGGAGCATAAGTTATCCGCGCAAAGATAACATTCCTGGAAATTATATGGTGGAGTTAGAAGTTTCCTATCTCAGCTTGTCAATTTTTTGGATATTTGATGCAAGTGCTCGTATCGAGTTTGAGATTTCTG AATGTCTCAATGGCAATGTAACGATAAAACAGGCTAATAAAACCACAACAGGAGAATACGTTTCCTCTGCAAACGAGACGAAACTAATGATAGACATGCGTAAGGGAGATTATGACTTTATAACGCAAGAGGCAACAGCGATATCAACGTATTGGTTTATCGACTGCAAGTATTACGGTCAGACAAATGATTTCGCtttcgtttataattttaccaGTCCTGGCGTAACACACGAAATAGGAGCTTTAGTGATCGCTTCGTACGATCTGCCAACAACCACAACCACGTTGACACCTACAACTACGGCCATACCTGCTAACGTGACAACACGCGCGCCAAATGCTACTACGGCGAATTCCAATGGGACTCGTGTTACAATGGTAACATTACCAATACCTGTTACGAGTGCAAAACCATCGATAAAGCCTACGCCAACTGTGCTTCCAATTGACACAAGTACGATAGATCCTGGCAACATATTGTTGCCGTACATTTGCTCAAACACATCTCTTATTCCACCGGATCCTAATAAAACGTATGGATACTTTTCTAAGAAGATCCATATTCGTG CTCCCGTGTCAAATATCTCAGTGGAAGGTACGAATTGGATCCAACCATGGGACATGCTATCTTTGAACGTGACTTGCAAGGGGTCAGGTCCGTTTTCCAAGTGTCTTCAATTTCACCGTGGCAAGTATAACGCAACGGGAAATGAAACGTGTGACAATATGGAACGCTTgtacttttgcaatttttccaTCGTCCATTATTTCCTCGAGCCCAGTGTCTACACAATATTAATCATATTGAACAACGAAGTTAGTACGCAAATTTATCCGCTAACGATAAACATTTACAAAG TTACGACAAAACCGCAGTTATCGGTTATCATAGTGCCAGTCTCTTGCTCAGTTGTCGCTGTGGTGCTGATAGTGTTCGGCGTGGCGTATTACATCCAAAGCAGAGCAAGATTCACGATAGAAGTCGCGGATTTTGATTTTGGACAAAGTAATCCAGAGATGGAGTACAAAACGTTTACGGAACGCTTACGCGACTCGTTTAATAACACT GGATATAAACCACTAAGCAATCCACAAACACTTCAGTGA
- the LOC139823377 gene encoding malonyl-CoA decarboxylase, mitochondrial isoform X3, which translates to MYMYILATELKFVNKLKRNVKHEYGTSSSLRAEVNVDEELREIFRFKDTKISNWIIENKARALCVRYTESNKDNRQQILRTLASRYAVQHDDICQVAKRLVCTEPENERQMIVHEKTLKNVLTPAYHWLFVIIGRLQHGVKFLVDLRTNVLELISDVKDADESIIIQQLNHYLRDLLLLWFSVGFLHMERVTWESACDILQKVSDYEAIHPMRNWLDLKRRVGPYRRCYIFMHPSMPREPIVVLHTALCDVIPDSVKGIEEAETRILGSAKKYITFLEEDKSKIKAAIFYSIVSTQKGLQGIELGNYLIKKVASEIMTEFPAIQQLSSLSPIPNFKTWLFDKLKQDMAFIFTTQECRIAKDILQTENVIVALKKILGTSLWTGDKQLSEFLKQPLLRACAWYLYKEKRRGYALNTVANFHLRNGAVMWRINWMADPSPRGVANSCGIMVNYRYFLEDSEKNSRNYIEHFVINATEGVTNLAMQAEKLIVL; encoded by the exons atgtatatgtatat ACTCGCGACGGAATTAAAATTCGTCAACAAGTTGAAGCGCAACGTTAAACACGAATATGGAACGTCATCCAGTTTACGTGCCGAAGTGAACGTGGATGAGGAACTGCgggaaatttttagatttaaggACACCAAGATCAGCAACTGGATCATAGAG AACAAAGCACGTGCGCTGTGCGTCAGATATACCGAGAGCAACAAGGATAATCGCCAACAGATTTTACGCACGTTAGCTTCGCGGTATGCCGTACAACACGACGATATATGCCAAGTGGCCAAGAGATTGGTCTGCACCGAG CCTGAAAATGAACGACAAATGATTGTCCACGAGAAAACTTTGAAGAATGTTCTTACACCTGCTTATCATTGGTTATTCGTTATTATAGGAAGATTGCAGCATGGCGTCAAGTTCTTGGTTGACCTAAGAACCAATGTTCtg GAACTAATATCAGATGTGAAAGATGCCGatgaaagtataataatacaacaACTAAATCATTATTTGCGAGATCTGCTTTTGCTTTGGTTTTCCGTGGGTTTCTTACACATGGAACGAGTAACTTGGGAAAGCGCATGTGACATATTGCAAAAA GTCTCCGATTACGAAGCTATACATCCCATGAGAAATTGGTTGGACTTGAAACGCAGAGTTGGGCCATATAGAAgatgttacatatttatgcaCCCATCCATGCCAAGAGAACCTATTGTCGTGTTGCATACAGCATTATGTGATGTTATACCAG ataGTGTAAAGGGTATTGAAGAAGCTGAAACTAGAATTCTGGGgagtgcaaaaaaatatataacatttttagaagaagataaatcgAAGATAAAAgcagcaattttttattctatagtATCCACTCAGAAAGGTTTGCAG GGAATTGAACTCggtaattatttgattaaaaaagtgGCCAGCGAGATCATGACTGAATTTCCAGCTATACAACAATTGTCCAGCTTATCACCGATACCAAATTTTAAGACTTGGctattcgataaattaaagcAAG ACATGGCGTTTATATTTACCACGCAAGAATGTAGAATtgcaaaagatattttacaaacGGAAAACGTGATAGTAGCCTTAAAAAAGATTCTGGGTACTTCGTTATGGACAGGGGATAAGCAACTgtcagaatttttaaaacaaccACTACTTCGAGCTTGCGCATGGTActtgtataaagaaaaaagacgtGGCTATGCTTTAAATACGGTCG CCAATTTCCATTTACGTAACGGAGCTGTGATGTGGCGAATAAACTGGATGGCTGATCCTTCGCCACGTGGAGTGGCAAATAGTTGCGGCATAATGGTCAACTATAG ATATTTCTTAGAAGATTCTGAGAAAAACAGTCGGAATTACATTGAACATTTTGTCATAAATGCTACAGAAGGTGTTACTAATCTCGCGATGCAAgcggaaaaattaattgtattgtaa
- the LOC139823377 gene encoding malonyl-CoA decarboxylase, mitochondrial isoform X1 — MSPHVTSADICICICMTPVEKLATELKFVNKLKRNVKHEYGTSSSLRAEVNVDEELREIFRFKDTKISNWIIENKARALCVRYTESNKDNRQQILRTLASRYAVQHDDICQVAKRLVCTEPENERQMIVHEKTLKNVLTPAYHWLFVIIGRLQHGVKFLVDLRTNVLELISDVKDADESIIIQQLNHYLRDLLLLWFSVGFLHMERVTWESACDILQKVSDYEAIHPMRNWLDLKRRVGPYRRCYIFMHPSMPREPIVVLHTALCDVIPDSVKGIEEAETRILGSAKKYITFLEEDKSKIKAAIFYSIVSTQKGLQGIELGNYLIKKVASEIMTEFPAIQQLSSLSPIPNFKTWLFDKLKQDMAFIFTTQECRIAKDILQTENVIVALKKILGTSLWTGDKQLSEFLKQPLLRACAWYLYKEKRRGYALNTVANFHLRNGAVMWRINWMADPSPRGVANSCGIMVNYRYFLEDSEKNSRNYIEHFVINATEGVTNLAMQAEKLIVL; from the exons ATGTCACCACATGTCACATCAgctgatatatgtatatgtatatgtatgacACCTGTTGAAAA ACTCGCGACGGAATTAAAATTCGTCAACAAGTTGAAGCGCAACGTTAAACACGAATATGGAACGTCATCCAGTTTACGTGCCGAAGTGAACGTGGATGAGGAACTGCgggaaatttttagatttaaggACACCAAGATCAGCAACTGGATCATAGAG AACAAAGCACGTGCGCTGTGCGTCAGATATACCGAGAGCAACAAGGATAATCGCCAACAGATTTTACGCACGTTAGCTTCGCGGTATGCCGTACAACACGACGATATATGCCAAGTGGCCAAGAGATTGGTCTGCACCGAG CCTGAAAATGAACGACAAATGATTGTCCACGAGAAAACTTTGAAGAATGTTCTTACACCTGCTTATCATTGGTTATTCGTTATTATAGGAAGATTGCAGCATGGCGTCAAGTTCTTGGTTGACCTAAGAACCAATGTTCtg GAACTAATATCAGATGTGAAAGATGCCGatgaaagtataataatacaacaACTAAATCATTATTTGCGAGATCTGCTTTTGCTTTGGTTTTCCGTGGGTTTCTTACACATGGAACGAGTAACTTGGGAAAGCGCATGTGACATATTGCAAAAA GTCTCCGATTACGAAGCTATACATCCCATGAGAAATTGGTTGGACTTGAAACGCAGAGTTGGGCCATATAGAAgatgttacatatttatgcaCCCATCCATGCCAAGAGAACCTATTGTCGTGTTGCATACAGCATTATGTGATGTTATACCAG ataGTGTAAAGGGTATTGAAGAAGCTGAAACTAGAATTCTGGGgagtgcaaaaaaatatataacatttttagaagaagataaatcgAAGATAAAAgcagcaattttttattctatagtATCCACTCAGAAAGGTTTGCAG GGAATTGAACTCggtaattatttgattaaaaaagtgGCCAGCGAGATCATGACTGAATTTCCAGCTATACAACAATTGTCCAGCTTATCACCGATACCAAATTTTAAGACTTGGctattcgataaattaaagcAAG ACATGGCGTTTATATTTACCACGCAAGAATGTAGAATtgcaaaagatattttacaaacGGAAAACGTGATAGTAGCCTTAAAAAAGATTCTGGGTACTTCGTTATGGACAGGGGATAAGCAACTgtcagaatttttaaaacaaccACTACTTCGAGCTTGCGCATGGTActtgtataaagaaaaaagacgtGGCTATGCTTTAAATACGGTCG CCAATTTCCATTTACGTAACGGAGCTGTGATGTGGCGAATAAACTGGATGGCTGATCCTTCGCCACGTGGAGTGGCAAATAGTTGCGGCATAATGGTCAACTATAG ATATTTCTTAGAAGATTCTGAGAAAAACAGTCGGAATTACATTGAACATTTTGTCATAAATGCTACAGAAGGTGTTACTAATCTCGCGATGCAAgcggaaaaattaattgtattgtaa
- the LOC139823377 gene encoding malonyl-CoA decarboxylase, mitochondrial isoform X2: MLGKLAFELLPITRRCRLATELKFVNKLKRNVKHEYGTSSSLRAEVNVDEELREIFRFKDTKISNWIIENKARALCVRYTESNKDNRQQILRTLASRYAVQHDDICQVAKRLVCTEPENERQMIVHEKTLKNVLTPAYHWLFVIIGRLQHGVKFLVDLRTNVLELISDVKDADESIIIQQLNHYLRDLLLLWFSVGFLHMERVTWESACDILQKVSDYEAIHPMRNWLDLKRRVGPYRRCYIFMHPSMPREPIVVLHTALCDVIPDSVKGIEEAETRILGSAKKYITFLEEDKSKIKAAIFYSIVSTQKGLQGIELGNYLIKKVASEIMTEFPAIQQLSSLSPIPNFKTWLFDKLKQDMAFIFTTQECRIAKDILQTENVIVALKKILGTSLWTGDKQLSEFLKQPLLRACAWYLYKEKRRGYALNTVANFHLRNGAVMWRINWMADPSPRGVANSCGIMVNYRYFLEDSEKNSRNYIEHFVINATEGVTNLAMQAEKLIVL, translated from the exons ATGTTAGGAAAGCTTGCCTTCGAACTCTTACCGATTACTCGTCGTTGCAGACTCGCGACGGAATTAAAATTCGTCAACAAGTTGAAGCGCAACGTTAAACACGAATATGGAACGTCATCCAGTTTACGTGCCGAAGTGAACGTGGATGAGGAACTGCgggaaatttttagatttaaggACACCAAGATCAGCAACTGGATCATAGAG AACAAAGCACGTGCGCTGTGCGTCAGATATACCGAGAGCAACAAGGATAATCGCCAACAGATTTTACGCACGTTAGCTTCGCGGTATGCCGTACAACACGACGATATATGCCAAGTGGCCAAGAGATTGGTCTGCACCGAG CCTGAAAATGAACGACAAATGATTGTCCACGAGAAAACTTTGAAGAATGTTCTTACACCTGCTTATCATTGGTTATTCGTTATTATAGGAAGATTGCAGCATGGCGTCAAGTTCTTGGTTGACCTAAGAACCAATGTTCtg GAACTAATATCAGATGTGAAAGATGCCGatgaaagtataataatacaacaACTAAATCATTATTTGCGAGATCTGCTTTTGCTTTGGTTTTCCGTGGGTTTCTTACACATGGAACGAGTAACTTGGGAAAGCGCATGTGACATATTGCAAAAA GTCTCCGATTACGAAGCTATACATCCCATGAGAAATTGGTTGGACTTGAAACGCAGAGTTGGGCCATATAGAAgatgttacatatttatgcaCCCATCCATGCCAAGAGAACCTATTGTCGTGTTGCATACAGCATTATGTGATGTTATACCAG ataGTGTAAAGGGTATTGAAGAAGCTGAAACTAGAATTCTGGGgagtgcaaaaaaatatataacatttttagaagaagataaatcgAAGATAAAAgcagcaattttttattctatagtATCCACTCAGAAAGGTTTGCAG GGAATTGAACTCggtaattatttgattaaaaaagtgGCCAGCGAGATCATGACTGAATTTCCAGCTATACAACAATTGTCCAGCTTATCACCGATACCAAATTTTAAGACTTGGctattcgataaattaaagcAAG ACATGGCGTTTATATTTACCACGCAAGAATGTAGAATtgcaaaagatattttacaaacGGAAAACGTGATAGTAGCCTTAAAAAAGATTCTGGGTACTTCGTTATGGACAGGGGATAAGCAACTgtcagaatttttaaaacaaccACTACTTCGAGCTTGCGCATGGTActtgtataaagaaaaaagacgtGGCTATGCTTTAAATACGGTCG CCAATTTCCATTTACGTAACGGAGCTGTGATGTGGCGAATAAACTGGATGGCTGATCCTTCGCCACGTGGAGTGGCAAATAGTTGCGGCATAATGGTCAACTATAG ATATTTCTTAGAAGATTCTGAGAAAAACAGTCGGAATTACATTGAACATTTTGTCATAAATGCTACAGAAGGTGTTACTAATCTCGCGATGCAAgcggaaaaattaattgtattgtaa